A genomic window from Synechococcus sp. CBW1107 includes:
- a CDS encoding IS256 family transposase → MTLTHSGASELSQLMEGTTAGALIPEIVRRGFQDLLEAEVSALTGAQLHERCPDQHSTHRNGYRERLLTTQVGDLSLAIPRLRQGSFFPSWLEPRRRVDKALYAVVMEAYTGGISTRKVDALVEALGGASGISKSEVSRICQGLDEQVKAFLGRPLDHARFPYVYLDATYLHGRLGRNMQVVSRAVVVAIGINALGYREVLGIAVGDSEAEGFWRQFLGSLKERGLDGTRLVISDAHLGLTAAIKRMFQGSSWQRCRVHFLRNLLSHVPKAGQDMVAAAMKAVFVIQAPDQVRAHWQRVTEMLRKQFPGAVPVMEAARDDVLAFLHFPQEHWRKVWSTNPLERLNKEIKRRTNVVGIFPNDPAIVRLVGSQLLEQQEEWQLERRRFFSEATMAKIPEPEEPLELTDADPNAQPAATIS, encoded by the coding sequence ATGACCCTCACCCATAGTGGCGCCTCCGAGCTGAGCCAGCTCATGGAGGGCACCACCGCTGGCGCCCTGATCCCAGAGATCGTGCGCCGGGGTTTCCAGGACCTGCTGGAAGCCGAGGTTTCTGCCCTCACGGGCGCTCAACTCCATGAGCGCTGCCCCGATCAGCACTCCACCCATCGCAACGGCTACCGGGAGCGGCTGCTCACCACCCAGGTGGGCGACCTCAGCCTGGCCATTCCCAGGTTGCGGCAGGGCAGCTTCTTTCCCAGCTGGCTGGAGCCACGCCGCCGGGTGGACAAGGCGCTCTACGCCGTGGTGATGGAGGCCTACACCGGCGGGATCTCCACCCGCAAGGTCGACGCCCTGGTGGAGGCGCTGGGCGGGGCCAGCGGCATCTCCAAATCGGAGGTGAGCCGCATCTGCCAGGGGCTCGATGAGCAGGTGAAAGCCTTTCTGGGCCGGCCGCTTGACCATGCCCGCTTTCCCTACGTCTACCTCGACGCCACCTACCTCCACGGCCGCCTGGGCCGAAATATGCAGGTGGTGTCGCGGGCGGTGGTGGTGGCGATCGGCATCAATGCCCTCGGCTACCGCGAAGTTCTCGGCATTGCCGTGGGCGACAGCGAGGCGGAGGGCTTCTGGCGTCAGTTCCTGGGCTCACTCAAGGAGCGTGGCCTCGACGGCACCCGCCTGGTGATCTCGGATGCCCACCTGGGCCTGACGGCAGCGATCAAGCGGATGTTCCAGGGCAGTAGCTGGCAGAGGTGCCGGGTGCACTTCCTGCGCAACCTGCTGAGCCATGTGCCCAAGGCCGGCCAGGACATGGTGGCCGCTGCCATGAAAGCGGTGTTCGTGATCCAGGCTCCAGATCAGGTGCGCGCCCACTGGCAGCGGGTCACCGAGATGCTGCGCAAGCAGTTCCCCGGCGCCGTGCCCGTGATGGAAGCCGCCCGGGACGACGTGCTGGCCTTCCTGCACTTCCCCCAGGAGCACTGGCGCAAGGTCTGGAGCACCAACCCGCTCGAGCGCCTCAACAAGGAGATCAAACGCCGCACCAACGTGGTCGGCATCTTCCCCAATGATCCAGCGATCGTGCGCCTGGTGGGCAGCCAGCTGCTGGAGCAGCAGGAGGAATGGCAGCTGGAGCGTCGCCGCTTCTTCTCTGAGGCCACCATGGCCAAGATCCCAGAGCCAGAAGAGCCCTTGGAGCTCACCGATGCAGATCCGAACGCCCAGCCGGCTGCAACCATCAGCTGA
- a CDS encoding folate-binding protein YgfZ, whose amino-acid sequence MDLNRSTPSGPWGWRPASPSRWDQSVSLIRLDGPDSLRFLHGQSSQDLERAQPGQCLATCCLTPTARVRGLAEVLVDASGAWLVITAGDGAAIHQALDRVLFPADQVSLGPPLAGTLFTLEGAGTMAAPAVGWQLPGHRLVLRDGECLPAEIVAIPALGPIQTERWRLSQGRPQAPNEISEEVNPFELGLADRVSLSKGCYVGQETLAKLATYDGVKQQLRRWCWQEPAPTDAPADTASDDQRPVVGAVLRTPGGERAGRITSSLRLNAGPDGRSLWLGLALVRRQALEEPLLVTGAGTTLEMSVPTGVVPPPVGAGGAAS is encoded by the coding sequence ATGGACCTGAACCGCTCCACCCCCTCAGGCCCCTGGGGCTGGCGGCCCGCCAGTCCCAGCCGCTGGGACCAGTCCGTGAGCCTGATCCGCCTCGACGGGCCAGACAGCCTGCGTTTCCTCCATGGCCAGAGCAGCCAGGATCTGGAGCGGGCCCAGCCCGGCCAGTGCCTGGCCACCTGCTGCCTCACCCCCACCGCCCGCGTGCGCGGCCTGGCCGAGGTGCTGGTCGACGCCTCTGGTGCCTGGCTGGTGATCACCGCCGGCGACGGGGCCGCCATCCATCAGGCCCTTGACCGGGTCCTCTTCCCCGCCGATCAGGTGTCCCTGGGGCCGCCGCTGGCGGGGACGCTGTTCACTCTGGAGGGAGCCGGCACCATGGCAGCACCCGCCGTGGGCTGGCAGCTGCCCGGCCATCGGCTGGTGCTGAGGGATGGGGAGTGCCTCCCCGCTGAGATCGTGGCCATCCCGGCCCTGGGGCCGATCCAGACCGAGCGCTGGCGCCTCAGCCAGGGGCGGCCGCAGGCCCCCAACGAGATCAGCGAGGAGGTGAACCCCTTCGAGCTCGGCCTGGCGGATCGGGTCAGCCTCAGCAAGGGCTGCTACGTGGGCCAGGAAACCCTGGCCAAGCTGGCCACCTATGACGGCGTCAAGCAGCAGCTGCGCCGCTGGTGCTGGCAGGAACCGGCCCCCACCGACGCTCCCGCGGACACCGCCAGCGACGATCAGCGACCGGTGGTGGGGGCGGTGCTGCGCACTCCCGGCGGAGAGCGGGCGGGACGGATCACCTCCAGCCTGCGGCTCAACGCCGGGCCCGATGGCCGCAGCCTCTGGCTGGGGCTGGCCCTGGTGCGGCGTCAGGCGCTGGAGGAGCCGCTGCTGGTGACCGGCGCGGGAACCACCCTGGAGATGTCGGTGCCCACGGGGGTGGTGCCCCCACCTGTGGGGGCGGGCGGCGCGGCGTCCTGA
- the cobA gene encoding uroporphyrinogen-III C-methyltransferase codes for MSAGKADPADAAGDHLGTVYLVGAGPGDPELITVKAHRLLQCCDALVYDSLVPTALLELTPVGCERHFVGKRRGHHSVPQPSTNAVLVDLARRHRTIVRLKGGDPFLFGRGGEEAAHLASHGVPVQVVPGVTAGIAAPAYAGIPITHRKAGSSVTFVTGHEEIDKGRPGVDWRGLARSSDGLVIYMGLHNLRRICDELIAGELAPDTPAAVIQQGTVSGQRQLVSTLGELADAAEAEGYGSPSIVVIGQVVLERVAACAPPPADVEMPIPF; via the coding sequence ATGAGTGCTGGCAAGGCGGATCCTGCTGATGCCGCTGGCGACCACCTGGGCACCGTGTATCTGGTGGGGGCGGGGCCTGGCGATCCCGAGCTGATCACCGTCAAGGCCCACCGCCTGCTGCAGTGCTGCGATGCCCTCGTCTACGACTCCCTCGTGCCCACGGCCCTGCTGGAGCTGACCCCGGTGGGCTGCGAGCGACATTTCGTGGGCAAGCGCCGGGGACACCATTCCGTGCCCCAGCCGAGCACCAACGCCGTGCTGGTGGACCTGGCCCGACGCCACCGCACGATCGTGCGCCTGAAGGGCGGCGATCCCTTCCTGTTCGGCCGTGGTGGCGAGGAAGCGGCCCACCTGGCCAGCCATGGGGTCCCGGTGCAGGTGGTGCCGGGCGTGACCGCCGGCATCGCCGCACCCGCCTACGCGGGCATCCCGATCACCCACCGCAAGGCGGGCTCCAGCGTCACCTTCGTGACGGGCCATGAGGAGATCGACAAGGGGCGACCCGGGGTCGACTGGCGCGGCCTGGCCCGCAGCAGCGATGGGCTGGTGATCTACATGGGGCTGCACAACCTGCGCCGCATCTGCGATGAGCTGATCGCCGGAGAGCTGGCACCGGACACCCCCGCAGCGGTGATCCAGCAGGGGACCGTCAGTGGCCAGCGGCAGTTGGTGAGCACCCTCGGGGAACTGGCTGATGCGGCCGAAGCCGAGGGCTACGGGTCACCCTCGATTGTGGTGATCGGCCAGGTGGTGCTGGAGCGGGTGGCGGCCTGTGCGCCCCCGCCGGCGGATGTGGAGATGCCGATCCCGTTCTGA
- a CDS encoding CsgG/HfaB family protein, with amino-acid sequence MSDRPNCLPAALLAWMPVRSMPLLLAAGLGLGVVAAPVQAQPRPVAGRPTVSVPDFKNTVTQQTWWWQGPVATDLAAMLANELQATGDIQVVERNNIKAVLSEQELAELGIVRRNANAAQRGQMTGARYIVLGTVTSYESNVESKTSGSNFGLLGFGTSKQQAETKDYVAIDVRVVDSTTGEVVGQRTVEGRATNTAAAQENGVNLLPAAGLALFLAPNMGRTGQGLTGAAGTLRFGSNSSEAQRTPAAKAIRAALIDASSYVSCLLVPKGNCMASFEAQEQQRRERTRGVLQLE; translated from the coding sequence TTGTCCGATCGCCCCAACTGCCTCCCCGCAGCGCTCCTGGCCTGGATGCCGGTCCGCTCCATGCCCCTGCTCCTGGCCGCTGGACTCGGCCTGGGGGTGGTTGCGGCACCGGTCCAGGCGCAACCTCGGCCCGTGGCGGGCCGGCCCACGGTCTCGGTGCCTGATTTCAAGAACACCGTCACCCAGCAGACCTGGTGGTGGCAGGGACCCGTGGCCACGGATCTGGCGGCGATGCTCGCCAATGAGCTGCAGGCCACCGGCGATATCCAGGTGGTGGAGCGCAACAACATCAAGGCGGTGCTCTCGGAGCAGGAGCTCGCGGAGCTGGGCATCGTGCGCCGCAACGCCAATGCGGCCCAGCGTGGCCAGATGACCGGGGCCCGCTACATCGTGCTCGGCACGGTCACCTCCTACGAGTCGAACGTCGAGAGCAAGACCTCAGGCAGCAACTTCGGCCTGCTGGGCTTCGGCACCAGCAAGCAGCAGGCTGAAACCAAGGACTACGTGGCGATCGATGTGCGGGTGGTGGACAGCACCACAGGCGAGGTGGTGGGTCAACGCACGGTGGAGGGCCGGGCCACCAACACCGCCGCTGCTCAGGAGAACGGCGTGAATCTGCTGCCGGCCGCCGGCCTGGCCCTGTTCCTCGCTCCCAACATGGGGCGCACCGGCCAGGGACTCACCGGGGCTGCCGGCACCCTGCGCTTCGGCTCGAACAGCTCGGAAGCCCAGCGCACGCCGGCAGCCAAGGCGATCCGCGCCGCCCTGATCGATGCCTCCAGCTACGTGAGCTGCCTGCTGGTGCCCAAAGGCAACTGCATGGCCAGCTTCGAAGCCCAGGAGCAGCAGCGGCGTGAGCGCACCCGTGGAGTGCTGCAGCTGGAGTGA
- the pyrE gene encoding orotate phosphoribosyltransferase, translating into MPLTPIPDTAPERRQVLLELLATKAYRHGQFTLASGRSSDHYVNCKPVSLSGYGLALLAKALLEHVEEGAAAVAGLTLGADPLVSGVAMAAAQAGLPLDALIVRKQAKGHGTGAWLEGPLPVAGARITVLEDVVTTGGSSLKAVEQLRQAGYVVERVVTIVDRQEGGLDAMTAAGLELRSLLLLDEIATTARTLQG; encoded by the coding sequence ATGCCACTGACCCCCATCCCCGACACAGCACCGGAGCGCCGCCAGGTGCTGCTGGAGCTGCTGGCCACCAAGGCCTACCGCCACGGCCAGTTCACCCTGGCGTCGGGCCGCAGCAGCGACCACTACGTGAACTGCAAGCCGGTGAGCCTCAGCGGCTACGGCCTGGCTCTGCTGGCCAAGGCCCTGCTGGAGCATGTGGAGGAGGGAGCCGCGGCCGTGGCCGGTCTCACCCTCGGGGCTGATCCCCTGGTGAGTGGCGTGGCCATGGCGGCCGCCCAGGCGGGGCTGCCCCTCGACGCCCTGATCGTGCGCAAGCAGGCCAAGGGGCACGGCACCGGCGCCTGGCTGGAGGGTCCCCTGCCCGTCGCGGGAGCCCGCATCACCGTGCTGGAAGACGTGGTGACCACGGGCGGCTCCTCGCTCAAGGCCGTCGAGCAGCTGCGCCAGGCCGGCTACGTGGTGGAGCGGGTGGTCACGATCGTTGACCGCCAGGAAGGAGGACTTGACGCCATGACCGCGGCGGGCCTGGAGCTGCGCAGCCTGTTACTGCTGGACGAGATCGCCACCACGGCACGGACTTTGCAAGGGTGA
- a CDS encoding IS66 family transposase → MMTAHPAGIPEADWLETPASVRALINAQQQEIELLRGQLTSLATELANLRERIGRSSRNSSKPPSSDGLGFKPPERRKGSGRKRGGQQGHPGSGPELLSIERVDQVVDHHPDACRRCGTLLQGEDLDPLRHQVIEIPPITPLVIEHRLHRLVCPCCSTSTCASLPADVEASHYGPRLSALVGLLGSAFPLSFSKTQALLQQLVGVEMSRGAIGRVRQRLSAALEQPMQEALAFARVQPVAYVDETGAPTGNADGNNPTGKRGWQWVMVTAVVTVFVQGLSRSTTAAIELLGNAFGGIVVSDRFSAYNHLPTKQRQLCWAHLIRDLTAIAERPGASAEFGAQLLGLQQQLFGHWHRYKEGKIDWPALQQSCRPIRQTFETTLQRVVELGYQRGERTPWASTVRTCQQLQKVTGGLWTFLENEGIEPTNNAAERALRQSVIQRKISQGVQSRQGAICRSRLLTVTTTLRQQGRDVWEFLEQAWIAHHRDGVMPSLLSDP, encoded by the coding sequence ATGATGACCGCACATCCGGCTGGAATTCCAGAAGCCGACTGGCTGGAAACTCCCGCCAGCGTCAGAGCGCTGATCAACGCCCAGCAGCAGGAGATCGAGCTGTTGCGCGGCCAACTCACCTCCTTGGCCACCGAGTTGGCAAACCTGCGTGAGCGGATCGGACGCAGCTCTCGCAACTCATCCAAACCTCCCTCCAGTGATGGTCTGGGTTTTAAGCCGCCAGAACGGCGCAAGGGCAGTGGCCGCAAGCGGGGCGGCCAGCAGGGCCATCCCGGATCCGGACCAGAGCTGCTGTCGATCGAGCGGGTGGATCAGGTGGTGGATCACCACCCTGATGCCTGCCGCCGCTGTGGCACCTTGCTCCAGGGAGAGGATCTCGATCCCCTGCGCCATCAGGTGATCGAGATCCCGCCGATTACCCCGCTGGTGATCGAGCACCGGCTGCATCGCCTGGTCTGCCCCTGCTGTTCCACCAGCACCTGCGCCTCGTTGCCGGCGGATGTGGAGGCCAGTCACTACGGCCCAAGGCTCAGTGCACTGGTGGGCCTGCTGGGCAGTGCCTTTCCGTTGAGTTTCAGCAAGACCCAGGCCCTGCTCCAGCAGCTGGTAGGAGTGGAGATGAGCCGCGGCGCGATTGGACGGGTCCGCCAGCGCTTGAGTGCAGCACTGGAGCAGCCCATGCAGGAGGCCCTTGCTTTTGCCCGCGTGCAGCCGGTGGCCTACGTAGATGAAACTGGCGCCCCCACCGGCAATGCCGACGGCAACAATCCCACTGGAAAGCGGGGCTGGCAGTGGGTCATGGTCACCGCCGTGGTGACGGTATTTGTGCAAGGGCTGAGTCGATCGACGACCGCTGCCATCGAGCTGCTGGGGAACGCCTTTGGCGGGATTGTGGTGAGCGATCGCTTCTCGGCCTACAACCACCTGCCCACCAAGCAGCGCCAGCTGTGCTGGGCGCACCTGATCCGCGACCTGACGGCCATCGCCGAACGCCCGGGCGCCAGCGCTGAATTCGGAGCCCAGCTGCTGGGCCTGCAGCAGCAGCTGTTTGGCCACTGGCACCGCTACAAGGAGGGAAAGATTGACTGGCCCGCCTTGCAGCAAAGCTGCCGGCCGATCCGCCAGACCTTTGAGACCACGCTGCAGCGGGTAGTAGAGCTCGGCTACCAGCGCGGCGAGCGAACGCCTTGGGCCAGCACAGTGCGCACGTGCCAGCAGCTCCAGAAGGTGACAGGTGGGTTGTGGACCTTCCTGGAGAACGAGGGAATAGAGCCCACCAACAACGCCGCAGAACGTGCCCTGCGCCAATCGGTGATTCAGCGCAAGATCAGTCAAGGAGTCCAATCCCGCCAAGGTGCGATCTGCCGGAGCCGCCTGCTCACGGTCACCACTACCCTCAGGCAACAGGGGCGGGATGTCTGGGAGTTCCTGGAGCAGGCCTGGATCGCCCATCACCGCGATGGGGTGATGCCGTCACTGCTGAGCGATCCCTGA
- a CDS encoding AbrB family transcriptional regulator, with amino-acid sequence MALTGADLLAKVKELGEASKSDLVRAAGYVSTKKDGSERLNFTAFYEALLEAKGVSLGDGSGTGKGPGNRSLSYVARVQGNGNLLVGKAYTAMLDLEPGNEFEIKLGRKGIRLVPAGAADEAA; translated from the coding sequence ATGGCTCTCACCGGTGCTGATCTGCTTGCCAAAGTCAAGGAGCTGGGAGAGGCCTCCAAGTCCGATCTGGTCCGCGCCGCTGGCTATGTGAGCACCAAGAAGGACGGCAGCGAGCGGCTGAACTTCACCGCCTTCTATGAGGCGCTGCTGGAAGCCAAGGGTGTCAGCCTGGGAGATGGTTCCGGAACGGGTAAAGGGCCTGGTAACCGTTCACTCAGCTATGTGGCCAGGGTGCAAGGCAACGGCAATCTGTTGGTGGGCAAGGCCTACACCGCCATGCTCGACCTCGAGCCAGGCAATGAGTTCGAGATCAAGCTCGGCAGGAAGGGGATTCGTCTGGTCCCCGCAGGAGCCGCTGATGAGGCGGCGTGA
- a CDS encoding CbiX/SirB N-terminal domain-containing protein: protein MTALPSQLPPEGSLERWPWLQRLRRSADVATGSWLDALEQGALPAATDLVAVLVEKLDGAGSARLLRWWLSLPESGEPAALALRLELLDLIGRRRDPACAALLRAAVAERPRAALLPLLGHQRDSQDFARLEQMARQAGPSPLRRAALEGLAVGLSVWPQAALQQLLLELCSDLDGTLASQAVDLLARLPTAREGLEQALSHPLDPGTEARARRRLASLPRCPLLLVVHGRAGGVIPEELQTLARDLERRRRAPVRLQTLSGDAAPPDPAAPGENSPELPLTLVPLLLLPGNHVRHDIPAIAAAWRRHGPLRRLPFLGAWPSWQEALADELAELAASHSPDLPPLLLHHPLAPGVADRYLAHLERRCSASCQAAPYTATDLEDLTLAIRGAALPLALAANRLTESLPAALGAPLLQRPRFQALLLDQLEALP, encoded by the coding sequence GTGACAGCGCTGCCGTCCCAGCTGCCGCCTGAAGGCAGCCTGGAGCGCTGGCCCTGGCTGCAGCGCCTCAGGCGATCGGCCGACGTGGCCACAGGCTCCTGGCTGGACGCCCTGGAGCAGGGGGCGCTGCCTGCGGCCACCGACCTGGTCGCGGTGCTGGTGGAGAAGCTCGATGGAGCCGGATCGGCCCGGCTGCTGCGCTGGTGGCTGAGCCTGCCCGAATCCGGCGAGCCCGCCGCGCTGGCCCTGCGGCTGGAGCTGCTCGATCTGATCGGCCGCCGCCGGGATCCCGCCTGCGCCGCCCTGCTGCGAGCCGCGGTGGCCGAGCGGCCGCGTGCGGCCCTGCTGCCCCTCCTGGGGCACCAACGCGACAGCCAGGACTTTGCCCGTCTCGAACAGATGGCGCGCCAGGCCGGCCCATCTCCGTTGCGCCGCGCCGCCCTGGAGGGCCTGGCGGTGGGGCTGAGCGTCTGGCCCCAGGCAGCCCTGCAGCAGCTGTTACTGGAGCTTTGCAGCGACCTCGACGGCACGCTGGCGTCCCAGGCCGTGGATCTGCTCGCTCGCCTGCCCACTGCCCGAGAGGGGCTTGAGCAGGCCCTGAGCCACCCCCTCGACCCCGGCACGGAAGCCCGTGCCCGGCGTCGGCTGGCGTCCCTGCCCCGCTGCCCGCTGCTGCTGGTGGTTCATGGCCGGGCCGGGGGGGTGATTCCCGAGGAGCTCCAGACCCTGGCCCGCGACCTGGAGCGCCGCAGGCGAGCCCCCGTGCGGCTGCAGACCCTCAGTGGCGACGCGGCTCCCCCCGATCCCGCCGCCCCGGGGGAGAACAGTCCCGAGCTGCCGCTCACCCTGGTGCCGCTGCTGCTGCTGCCCGGCAACCACGTGCGCCACGACATCCCAGCGATCGCGGCGGCCTGGCGCCGCCACGGTCCCCTGCGGCGGCTTCCCTTCCTCGGGGCCTGGCCCAGCTGGCAGGAAGCGCTCGCCGACGAGCTGGCTGAGCTGGCGGCCAGCCACAGCCCGGACCTGCCACCTCTGCTGCTGCACCACCCGCTCGCGCCGGGCGTGGCCGACCGCTACCTGGCCCACCTCGAGCGCCGCTGTTCGGCGTCCTGTCAAGCCGCTCCATACACTGCGACTGATCTTGAGGACCTGACTCTGGCGATCCGCGGCGCTGCCCTGCCCCTGGCCCTGGCCGCGAACCGGCTCACCGAGAGCCTGCCCGCCGCGCTGGGTGCCCCGCTGCTGCAACGCCCGCGCTTCCAGGCGCTGCTGCTCGATCAGCTCGAGGCCCTGCCATGA
- a CDS encoding 2Fe-2S iron-sulfur cluster-binding protein produces the protein MTSTESITINFEDIDLVVTTTAGRPLMEICDEFNTPVLMGCRSASCGTCLVRITAGADHLSPITESEAILIDVLADGDPQARLACQCSVHGSISLQSF, from the coding sequence ATGACTTCTACTGAATCCATCACCATCAACTTCGAAGACATCGACCTGGTAGTGACCACAACTGCCGGTCGACCCTTGATGGAGATCTGCGATGAATTCAACACCCCCGTGCTGATGGGCTGTCGCTCCGCGTCCTGCGGCACTTGCTTGGTGCGGATCACTGCTGGCGCTGATCATCTCTCTCCGATCACGGAGAGTGAAGCCATTTTGATTGATGTGCTGGCCGACGGTGATCCCCAGGCTCGCCTGGCCTGCCAATGCAGCGTGCATGGATCGATTTCCTTGCAGAGCTTCTGA
- a CDS encoding ABC transporter transmembrane domain-containing protein, translating into MIGLLALGMLLLFLLRNLISLLQGHLVGHFAQRMQLRMLLEYGHKLLRLPMTYFDSHPSGEVVSRISNVSRINGMLAYGPALTAASLLTFVVVVCSNLMFLPALRQKTRRLIVESAGNQGFLMEAFRGAQVLKTTEATPQVWDEYQSNFGTLSHLRRNTLQLSLFSSTTTNLLSSGTTLVLREATTEEFLPSVAPRMRALQRGEVITALDQADLVGMREELARIAPSGRDLVESVIDGQSGGHGVTLVDLSSKPGDPTGAVAGGAHPSRRRHEPVHGRCHGRRGRFSASGHLPGQGERLPLHFMLEQLEQPLHPACCHLTETFVGLSLLLLDLDLAEQGAMSAQFGPLRQDRFDAASLEGLAYRGGVQRQGERESHGVINSGTRGQGRAGLRSRHGHNGSWITGADHLGTVLLEVLPSRCDQAFQGGSLCTTRVPLPIEKSGRRGSGDGATVHGQQGPDVLRSTPV; encoded by the coding sequence GTGATCGGTCTGCTGGCGCTGGGCATGCTGCTGCTCTTCCTGCTCCGGAACCTGATCTCCCTGTTGCAGGGGCACTTGGTGGGGCACTTCGCCCAGCGGATGCAGCTCAGGATGCTCCTGGAGTACGGCCACAAGCTGCTGCGGCTGCCGATGACCTACTTCGACAGCCACCCCAGCGGTGAGGTGGTGAGCCGGATCAGCAATGTCAGCCGCATCAATGGGATGCTCGCCTACGGCCCGGCCCTCACGGCGGCTTCGCTGCTGACCTTCGTGGTGGTGGTGTGCTCCAATCTGATGTTCCTGCCGGCTCTGCGCCAGAAGACCCGCCGGCTGATCGTGGAATCGGCCGGGAATCAGGGCTTTCTGATGGAGGCGTTCCGCGGCGCGCAGGTGCTTAAGACAACCGAGGCCACGCCCCAGGTGTGGGATGAGTATCAGAGCAACTTCGGCACGCTCTCCCACCTGCGCAGGAACACCCTGCAGCTGTCGTTGTTCAGTTCCACCACCACGAATCTGCTCTCGAGCGGCACCACCCTGGTGCTGCGTGAGGCCACGACGGAGGAGTTTCTGCCCTCGGTGGCGCCGCGGATGCGGGCGCTGCAGCGTGGTGAGGTGATTACTGCATTGGATCAGGCGGATCTGGTGGGCATGAGGGAGGAACTGGCCCGGATCGCACCGAGTGGCCGGGATCTGGTGGAGTCGGTCATCGATGGACAGTCTGGTGGTCACGGCGTGACCCTTGTCGACTTGTCCTCAAAACCGGGGGACCCTACTGGTGCTGTCGCTGGCGGAGCGCATCCCTCACGGCGGCGTCACGAGCCTGTTCATGGTCGTTGCCATGGCCGCCGCGGCCGGTTCAGTGCGAGCGGACATCTTCCCGGACAGGGGGAACGGCTACCGCTCCACTTCATGCTTGAGCAGCTGGAGCAACCGCTCCACCCGGCCTGCTGCCACCTGACTGAGACGTTCGTAGGCCTCTCGCTCCTGCTCCTCGATCTGGACCTGGCTGAGCAGGGAGCGATGAGCGCCCAGTTCGGGCCATTGCGCCAGGACCGCTTCGATGCCGCGAGCCTTGAGGGCCTTGCGTACCGAGGCGGTGTTCAGCGGCAGGGAGAACGTGAATCGCATGGGGTGATCAACTCAGGAACCAGGGGACAGGGGCGGGCAGGGCTCCGTTCCAGGCACGGACACAATGGCAGCTGGATCACTGGCGCCGACCACCTTGGCACGGTTTTGTTGGAAGTTTTGCCCTCAAGGTGTGACCAGGCTTTTCAAGGGGGATCACTCTGTACCACGCGAGTGCCTCTCCCGATTGAGAAGTCAGGGCGGAGAGGCTCAGGTGATGGCGCCACCGTCCACGGCCAGCAGGGCCCTGACGTGCTCAGGTCCACTCCTGTCTGA
- a CDS encoding occludin/ELL family protein gives MSSATVPFASRLERAAPGVPVVIGALAGSALALLPPLAAHAGPVICTTTLEAPLAGTGNSTRPLSAPVEVTRCDPIQTTAELVQQRAYTWRSSFARGVSLTNQITDILGIAMGGPEGNRVMGLGFPEQAMVWDSSAISNTSAALLEQQSAPMPWRNADLPSVFSASLQVAPISVPVEAAQPGANEYPMALPFESAPSRQPVRGLW, from the coding sequence ATGTCCTCAGCCACTGTTCCCTTTGCCAGCCGGCTTGAGCGGGCCGCCCCTGGTGTGCCCGTGGTGATCGGCGCCCTGGCCGGCAGCGCCCTGGCTCTCCTTCCCCCGCTCGCCGCCCATGCGGGGCCGGTGATCTGCACCACCACCCTTGAAGCCCCCCTGGCGGGCACCGGCAACAGCACCCGGCCGCTCAGTGCCCCGGTGGAGGTCACCCGCTGTGATCCGATCCAGACCACCGCGGAACTGGTTCAGCAGCGCGCCTACACCTGGCGCTCCAGCTTTGCCCGTGGGGTCAGCCTCACCAATCAGATCACCGACATCCTCGGCATCGCCATGGGTGGCCCCGAGGGCAACCGCGTGATGGGGCTGGGCTTCCCTGAGCAGGCCATGGTCTGGGATTCCTCCGCCATCAGCAACACCTCCGCGGCCCTGCTGGAGCAGCAGAGCGCCCCGATGCCCTGGCGCAATGCCGATCTCCCTTCGGTTTTCTCCGCGAGCCTGCAGGTGGCTCCCATCTCGGTGCCGGTGGAAGCCGCTCAGCCCGGGGCCAACGAGTACCCGATGGCCCTGCCCTTCGAGAGTGCTCCCTCACGCCAGCCGGTGCGCGGCCTCTGGTGA